In the genome of Christensenella timonensis, one region contains:
- a CDS encoding TetR/AcrR family transcriptional regulator, with translation MAERNTKERIKQIALSLFREKGFENVTINEICKASGVNKHTFYYYFKSKDDLLDDYHEISYDIDTSSFVEILNAENFIEQLWFSYKPFFERINDSGTEIARQLFIKNLNRDVGTFRLDDKRDSMLALQQDIIKKAQAAGEMRNMSDPKMLLSLMHQLLMSTSFAWVMSGGGFSFEEASRGEMEVLFDVKAELRKAQHINLDGIWRNWDRDGRRRKMREMHKHCHPRRDPSEKGE, from the coding sequence ATGGCCGAGAGGAATACCAAAGAAAGAATCAAACAGATCGCGCTTAGCCTGTTTCGAGAAAAAGGTTTCGAGAATGTCACCATCAACGAGATCTGTAAGGCCAGCGGGGTCAACAAGCACACCTTTTATTATTACTTCAAGTCAAAAGACGATCTTTTGGACGACTATCACGAAATCTCTTATGACATCGATACCTCCTCGTTCGTAGAAATCCTCAATGCCGAAAATTTTATCGAACAATTATGGTTTTCCTATAAACCTTTTTTTGAGCGCATTAACGATTCCGGCACAGAAATTGCGCGCCAGCTCTTCATCAAGAATTTAAACCGCGATGTGGGGACGTTTCGGCTGGACGATAAACGGGATTCCATGCTTGCGCTGCAGCAGGACATTATAAAAAAGGCACAGGCCGCAGGCGAAATGCGTAACATGTCCGACCCTAAGATGCTGCTCTCGCTCATGCACCAGCTTTTGATGAGCACATCGTTTGCCTGGGTGATGTCCGGCGGCGGGTTCAGCTTTGAGGAAGCGAGCCGAGGAGAGATGGAAGTGCTGTTCGATGTAAAAGCCGAGCTGCGCAAAGCGCAGCATATCAACCTCGATGGAATCTGGCGGAATTGGGATCGCGACGGACGCCGCCGCAAGATGCGTGAAATGCACAAGCATTGCCATCCCAGGCGCGATCCGTCCGAAAAAGGAGAATGA
- a CDS encoding 4Fe-4S binding protein, translating to MKTTAVYFSPTGGTKKYVEEIAGKLDAGYAHVGLTDRETRLKEHFFTKDDLVVLGVPVYYGRIPQIDGGLLNHLHGDHTPAILVVSYGNRAFDDALLELSDVCAKQDFDTVAAFAGLAQHTFSEKIASGRPNADDLALARAFAAKLDPLPAFRPALPGGHPYRPYGSVPFAPKGDKSCTGCGVCAKICPAGAIDAAAPRKTDTQKCIRCFACVKQCPARAQAFQSPFPRRGKEAGGQPHQSRPAV from the coding sequence ATGAAAACAACGGCAGTTTATTTCAGTCCCACCGGCGGGACGAAAAAGTATGTGGAAGAAATCGCCGGAAAACTGGACGCAGGATATGCGCATGTCGGCCTGACAGACCGGGAGACGCGGCTAAAGGAGCACTTTTTTACCAAGGACGACCTGGTCGTTTTAGGCGTGCCCGTCTATTATGGCCGTATCCCCCAAATTGACGGCGGTCTTTTGAACCATCTGCACGGCGACCACACGCCCGCCATTCTTGTTGTGAGCTACGGGAACCGCGCGTTTGACGATGCGCTGCTGGAGCTTTCAGACGTTTGTGCCAAGCAGGATTTTGATACGGTCGCCGCCTTTGCGGGACTTGCGCAGCATACCTTTTCGGAAAAAATCGCTTCCGGCCGCCCGAACGCGGACGATCTCGCGCTCGCGAGGGCGTTTGCCGCAAAATTGGATCCGCTTCCCGCTTTCCGTCCGGCCCTTCCCGGCGGGCATCCCTACCGTCCGTACGGCAGCGTGCCGTTTGCCCCCAAGGGGGATAAGTCGTGTACCGGCTGCGGCGTATGCGCAAAGATCTGTCCTGCGGGCGCGATCGACGCGGCTGCCCCCAGGAAAACGGATACGCAAAAGTGCATCCGCTGTTTTGCCTGCGTAAAACAGTGCCCGGCGCGCGCGCAAGCTTTCCAATCCCCTTTTCCGCGTCGCGGCAAAGAAGCTGGAGGACAACCTCACCAAAGCCGACCGGCAGTGTGA
- a CDS encoding Arc family DNA-binding protein — MKQRMNEKHLLQMPARTAGTTYTLRLSRELLDQLHFVASYNGRSANMEMIQLIKKHIAEFEAKHGKINE, encoded by the coding sequence ATGAAACAAAGGATGAATGAAAAACATCTTTTACAAATGCCCGCCCGGACTGCGGGCACCACTTATACATTGCGCCTGTCACGAGAGCTGCTTGATCAGCTTCACTTTGTCGCGAGCTACAATGGGCGTTCCGCCAACATGGAAATGATCCAACTGATCAAAAAACACATCGCCGAATTCGAGGCAAAGCACGGCAAAATCAACGAATAA
- a CDS encoding ABC transporter ATP-binding protein produces MRRILKYLKPYAMLILAAVILLFGQAYCDLSLPNYMSKIVDTGIQQGGIERAAPQAVSEGTMNTLQAFMDDGQKNLAKASYTLVTKDSADYDTYLKEYPALENENIYVENKVDEKTQLELGAVFAKPFASVSAINQVIEAEKSGSNTIALDKQQNEDGTEKTAEIPPAVTQFMMYYAQQPEGTDFFAALNAYPDAQQVYGALGKLLDEKLGGMDASTLQQMAIPAVKAEYAALGMDTMAIQQSYILSNGGLMLLLALGSAACTVVVGLLAAKTGAGVARDLRERTFTKVENFSNVEFDKFSTASLITRNTNDVTQIQMVLILMIRMVIYAPIMGVGGVIMALNKSVSMSWIIALAVIVLLGFIGSIFAVVMPKFKKIQGLVDRLNLVMRESLSGLMVIRAFNTQKFELDRFDKANEDLTKTSLFVNRAMVLMMPVMMLIMNGISVLIIWVGANQIAASSMQVGDMMAFIQYAMQIIMAFLMMSMMFIMLPRASVSANRIADVLDTDPAIKDPKNPKKFTDPKGLLEFKDVCFAYPGADENVLTDINFVARPGETTAFIGSTGSGKSTVANLIPRFYDVTSGSVTIDGIDVRDVTRHDLRDQLGYVPQKSVLFSGTVASNLRLGDEDATDGQLEKAAEQAQAMEFISKSKRGFDGGISQGGANVSGGQKQRLSIARALVKDPNIYIFDDSFSALDFKTDATLRAAIREQTQDKTVLIIAQRVGTIMDAQQIIVLDEGRIVGRGTHKELMKDCEAYREIALSQLSEEELTNE; encoded by the coding sequence ATGAGGCGCATACTGAAGTATTTAAAGCCTTATGCCATGCTCATCTTGGCAGCGGTCATCCTGCTGTTCGGGCAGGCGTACTGCGACCTGTCGCTTCCTAACTATATGTCGAAGATCGTCGATACCGGCATACAGCAGGGCGGCATCGAGCGCGCGGCGCCGCAGGCGGTGAGCGAAGGGACGATGAACACCTTACAGGCGTTTATGGACGACGGCCAGAAAAACTTGGCGAAGGCAAGCTACACGCTCGTGACAAAAGACAGTGCGGATTATGATACCTATTTAAAGGAATACCCGGCGCTCGAAAATGAAAATATCTATGTGGAGAACAAGGTAGACGAGAAAACGCAGCTTGAGCTGGGAGCGGTTTTTGCAAAGCCGTTCGCATCTGTAAGCGCGATCAACCAGGTGATCGAGGCGGAAAAGAGCGGCTCTAACACAATCGCGCTGGATAAGCAGCAAAACGAGGACGGTACGGAAAAAACGGCGGAGATCCCGCCGGCAGTGACGCAGTTTATGATGTATTATGCACAGCAGCCGGAGGGCACGGATTTCTTTGCCGCCCTGAACGCGTACCCGGACGCCCAGCAGGTATACGGGGCATTGGGCAAGCTGCTCGACGAGAAGCTCGGCGGTATGGACGCCAGCACGCTCCAGCAAATGGCGATCCCGGCGGTCAAGGCCGAATATGCGGCACTGGGGATGGACACCATGGCAATCCAGCAAAGCTACATCCTGAGCAACGGCGGCCTGATGCTTCTTTTGGCGCTGGGCAGCGCGGCATGCACGGTTGTGGTCGGGCTGCTTGCGGCAAAAACCGGAGCGGGCGTTGCGCGCGACCTGCGGGAGCGGACATTCACCAAGGTGGAGAACTTCTCCAATGTGGAATTTGATAAATTTTCGACGGCGTCGCTCATTACGCGCAACACCAACGACGTGACGCAGATACAGATGGTGCTGATCCTCATGATCCGCATGGTCATTTATGCGCCGATCATGGGCGTGGGCGGCGTCATCATGGCGCTCAATAAAAGCGTTTCCATGTCGTGGATTATCGCGCTTGCGGTCATTGTGCTGCTGGGGTTCATCGGTTCGATCTTTGCGGTCGTCATGCCCAAGTTCAAGAAGATACAGGGTTTGGTCGACAGGCTGAACCTTGTCATGCGCGAGAGCCTTTCAGGGCTGATGGTCATTCGTGCCTTCAATACGCAGAAATTTGAGCTCGACCGTTTTGATAAAGCAAACGAAGACCTCACCAAGACATCGCTGTTCGTCAACCGGGCAATGGTGCTGATGATGCCCGTCATGATGCTGATCATGAACGGGATATCCGTACTCATCATCTGGGTAGGCGCCAACCAGATCGCGGCTTCTTCCATGCAGGTGGGCGATATGATGGCCTTCATCCAATACGCGATGCAGATCATTATGGCGTTCCTCATGATGTCGATGATGTTCATCATGCTGCCGCGTGCTTCCGTATCGGCAAACCGTATCGCGGACGTGCTGGATACGGATCCGGCGATCAAAGACCCCAAAAACCCGAAGAAGTTTACAGACCCCAAGGGGCTGCTTGAATTCAAGGACGTGTGTTTTGCCTATCCGGGCGCGGACGAAAATGTGCTTACCGATATCAATTTTGTCGCCAGGCCGGGAGAGACAACGGCTTTCATCGGCTCGACCGGGTCGGGGAAATCCACGGTGGCAAACCTGATCCCGCGTTTTTACGACGTGACGAGCGGGAGCGTGACCATCGACGGGATCGACGTGCGCGACGTCACGCGCCACGACCTGCGCGACCAGCTGGGATATGTGCCGCAGAAGTCGGTACTGTTTTCCGGGACGGTCGCTTCCAACCTGCGGCTGGGCGACGAGGACGCAACCGACGGGCAGCTTGAAAAAGCGGCGGAGCAGGCGCAGGCCATGGAGTTTATCTCTAAGAGCAAGCGCGGTTTTGACGGCGGGATATCGCAGGGAGGCGCGAACGTCTCCGGCGGGCAGAAGCAACGGCTTTCCATTGCCCGCGCGCTGGTAAAAGACCCCAACATTTATATTTTTGACGACAGCTTTTCGGCGCTCGACTTCAAAACGGATGCGACGCTGAGGGCAGCCATCCGGGAACAGACGCAGGATAAGACGGTGCTTATCATCGCGCAGCGGGTAGGCACGATCATGGACGCGCAGCAGATCATCGTGCTGGACGAAGGCAGGATCGTCGGCAGGGGTACGCACAAGGAATTGATGAAGGATTGCGAGGCGTACCGCGAGATCGCGCTGTCACAGCTTTCGGAGGAGGAACTGACAAATGAGTGA